The proteins below come from a single Candidatus Eremiobacteraceae bacterium genomic window:
- a CDS encoding class II glutamine amidotransferase, producing the protein MKPPVPPLPSTYDGWRAKAGDDAIHDACGVCGIFAPGEDVARSTFFALYSLQHRGQESAGIAVSDGQTLRCHKDMGLISQIFTEEMLESLPGYLSVGHTRYSTTGSSIVYNAQPLLTHTEIGQFALAHNGNLVNTEELREQLHDTLVPTSNSDSEVMARLISHAAVGSMEERIEAAMRRCIGAFSIVLATETQLFGFRDPWGVRPLCIGRYGSGYALASESCALATIGAEYIREV; encoded by the coding sequence CTTCCCTCGACGTACGACGGTTGGCGTGCAAAGGCCGGCGACGACGCTATCCATGACGCGTGCGGCGTTTGCGGGATTTTCGCACCGGGCGAGGACGTCGCCCGGTCCACGTTTTTCGCGCTGTACTCGCTGCAGCACCGCGGCCAAGAAAGCGCCGGCATCGCGGTCTCCGATGGACAGACGCTGCGCTGCCACAAAGACATGGGGCTCATCTCCCAGATCTTCACCGAGGAGATGCTCGAGTCGCTGCCCGGCTATCTGTCGGTCGGCCACACACGCTATTCGACGACCGGTTCGTCGATCGTCTACAACGCGCAACCGCTGCTCACGCACACCGAGATCGGGCAGTTCGCGCTCGCGCATAACGGCAATCTCGTCAACACCGAAGAGCTGCGCGAGCAGCTGCACGACACGCTCGTGCCCACCTCCAATTCAGATTCGGAAGTGATGGCGCGCCTGATCTCTCACGCGGCCGTCGGCTCGATGGAAGAGCGCATCGAGGCGGCGATGCGCCGCTGCATCGGGGCGTTCTCGATCGTGCTCGCGACCGAAACCCAGTTGTTCGGCTTCCGCGATCCGTGGGGCGTGCGGCCGCTGTGCATCGGGCGCTATGGCAGCGGCTATGCGCTCGCGTCGGAATCGTGCGCGCTTGCCACCATCGGGGCGGAATACATCCGCGAGGTA